From Sediminibacterium sp. TEGAF015, a single genomic window includes:
- the metH gene encoding methionine synthase, protein MSTIKPFLRLSGLEPLVIRPETNFVNVGERTNVTGSKKFARLIRENKYEEALSVARQQVESGAQILDVNMDDALLDGVKAMTTFLNLLQSEPDIARIPIMIDSSKFEIIEAGLKCVQGKCIVNSISMKEGEEKFIEQAFICKSFGAAVIVMAFDEIGQADTKERKVEICHRAYKILTEQVGFAPQDIIFDPNIFAIATGIEEHNNYAVDFIEATREIKRLMPLAKVSGGVSNVSFSFRGNDHVREAIHSVFLLHAIKAGMDMGIVNAGQLVVYDEIEPTLRELCEDVILNRNNDNNEATEKLIQHAETVKAKGKVEIKDEAWRKEPVEKRLAHSLINGITDYIDQDTEEARQKYPRPLDVIEGPLMDGMNIVGDLFGAGKMFLPQVVKSARVMKKSVAILTPYIEQEKEDRKQAHLAAGTVNEETAGAAKILLATVKGDVHDIGKNIVGVVLGCNGYDIVDMGVMVPADKILDAAEREQADIIGLSGLITPSLDEMVHIAREMKRRNMKQPLLIGGATTSRMHTAVKIAPEYGNGVVHVLDASRSVTVAGSLLNKEQKEPFLQEIAQEYNKLKEGFDNKKSVKQYLPYAEALKNKVAIDWDSYTPPTPSFTGTKVFDHYDLNELRTFIDWKPFFITWEMHGNFPEILTDAVVGAEATKLYNDANALLDKIIAEKWLTAKGVIGFWEAASNNDDVEVSTGNNKVQLCFHRQQIKKAPGQPNLSLADFISPTTANKKDHIGAFAVSIHGIEPHLEKFEAAHDDYNKIMLQALADRFAEAFAEALHLHVRKEYWGYDAQEQLSPEELIKEQYKGIRPAPGYPACPDHTEKYKLFDLLSAQDNAGISLTESLAMYPAASVCGWYFSHPQSQYFGIGKIEQDQFTNYAARKGMDEATAEKWLRPIL, encoded by the coding sequence ATGAGTACCATCAAACCCTTTTTAAGGCTTTCCGGATTAGAGCCTTTAGTCATAAGACCAGAGACCAATTTTGTAAACGTAGGCGAAAGAACCAATGTAACTGGTTCTAAGAAATTCGCACGTTTAATTAGAGAGAACAAATACGAAGAGGCTTTATCCGTTGCCAGACAACAGGTAGAAAGCGGAGCGCAAATTTTAGACGTGAACATGGACGATGCATTACTAGATGGAGTAAAAGCCATGACAACGTTTTTAAATCTATTACAAAGCGAACCCGATATCGCGCGCATTCCCATCATGATAGATAGTTCCAAATTTGAAATCATAGAAGCGGGATTAAAATGTGTGCAGGGAAAATGTATAGTGAATTCTATCTCCATGAAAGAAGGGGAAGAAAAATTCATTGAGCAAGCATTTATTTGTAAATCCTTTGGTGCGGCAGTGATTGTAATGGCCTTTGATGAAATTGGTCAGGCAGATACCAAAGAGAGAAAAGTAGAAATTTGTCATCGTGCTTATAAAATATTAACCGAGCAAGTAGGTTTTGCTCCACAGGATATCATTTTTGACCCGAATATTTTTGCCATTGCAACGGGTATAGAAGAGCACAACAATTATGCAGTAGATTTTATAGAAGCCACCCGAGAAATCAAGCGATTGATGCCATTGGCAAAGGTTTCAGGAGGGGTGTCAAATGTATCATTTTCATTTAGAGGCAATGACCATGTAAGAGAAGCCATCCACTCTGTATTCTTATTACACGCCATTAAAGCGGGTATGGATATGGGGATTGTAAACGCCGGACAGTTGGTAGTGTACGACGAAATAGAACCCACTTTAAGGGAATTGTGCGAAGACGTTATCTTGAATAGAAACAACGACAACAACGAAGCCACAGAAAAATTAATCCAACACGCAGAAACAGTAAAAGCAAAAGGAAAAGTTGAAATAAAAGACGAAGCCTGGAGAAAAGAACCCGTTGAAAAAAGATTGGCACATTCCTTAATCAATGGCATCACCGATTATATAGACCAAGACACTGAAGAAGCCAGACAAAAATATCCAAGACCCTTGGATGTGATAGAAGGTCCATTGATGGATGGCATGAATATAGTAGGCGATTTATTTGGAGCAGGAAAAATGTTTTTACCACAGGTGGTAAAAAGTGCCCGCGTAATGAAAAAAAGTGTGGCTATTCTTACCCCTTATATTGAACAAGAAAAAGAAGACAGAAAGCAAGCGCATTTAGCCGCAGGAACCGTAAATGAAGAAACTGCAGGTGCTGCCAAAATTTTATTAGCAACTGTAAAAGGGGACGTACACGATATTGGAAAAAATATTGTGGGCGTGGTACTAGGCTGTAATGGCTATGATATAGTAGACATGGGGGTGATGGTACCTGCCGATAAAATATTAGACGCAGCAGAAAGAGAGCAAGCAGATATTATTGGATTGAGTGGATTGATTACGCCATCCTTGGATGAAATGGTGCATATCGCGCGTGAAATGAAGCGCAGAAATATGAAGCAGCCTTTATTGATTGGAGGGGCTACTACTTCCCGAATGCATACAGCGGTAAAGATTGCGCCGGAATACGGAAATGGCGTAGTGCATGTATTAGATGCATCTAGAAGTGTAACTGTTGCAGGATCATTATTGAACAAAGAACAAAAAGAACCCTTCTTGCAAGAAATTGCACAAGAGTATAACAAACTCAAAGAAGGATTTGATAACAAAAAATCAGTCAAGCAATACCTGCCCTATGCAGAGGCATTGAAAAATAAAGTGGCTATTGATTGGGACAGTTATACTCCCCCTACACCCAGCTTTACAGGCACCAAAGTATTTGACCATTACGATTTGAATGAGTTAAGAACATTCATTGATTGGAAACCATTTTTCATCACTTGGGAAATGCATGGCAATTTCCCGGAAATATTAACAGACGCCGTAGTTGGTGCAGAAGCAACGAAATTATACAATGATGCCAATGCCTTGTTAGATAAAATCATTGCAGAAAAATGGTTGACTGCCAAAGGGGTGATTGGTTTCTGGGAAGCAGCAAGCAACAATGATGATGTAGAAGTAAGTACAGGAAATAACAAAGTGCAATTGTGTTTTCATCGCCAACAAATCAAGAAAGCACCCGGACAACCCAATTTATCATTAGCCGATTTTATCAGCCCCACAACTGCCAATAAAAAAGATCATATAGGTGCATTTGCTGTAAGCATCCATGGCATTGAACCTCATCTAGAAAAATTTGAAGCGGCACACGACGACTACAATAAAATTATGTTGCAAGCATTGGCTGATCGCTTTGCAGAAGCATTTGCAGAAGCATTGCACTTGCATGTGCGTAAAGAATATTGGGGCTATGATGCACAAGAACAATTAAGCCCAGAAGAATTAATTAAAGAACAATACAAGGGTATTCGCCCCGCACCAGGCTATCCAGCTTGCCCTGATCATACAGAGAAATATAAATTATTTGATTTGCTGAGTGCACAAGACAATGCAGGCATCTCCTTAACAGAAAGCTTGGCCATGTATCCAGCAGCTTCTGTTTGTGGTTGGTATTTTTCGCATCCGCAGAGTCAGTATTTTGGAATTGGCAAAATTGAGCAAGACCAATTTACAAACTATGCTGCCCGTAAAGGCATGGATGAAGCCACTGCAGAGAAATGGTTGAGGCCGATATTATAG
- a CDS encoding outer membrane beta-barrel protein yields MGIKAFPVCLFILIFSQSYAQQPNIGAISGLVKDSATKKGLSLATVSVFKLTDSSIVSFKLCDDKGGFEIRNIPINQPLKIVTTFEGYEVDRREVRLTASTNYPIGTILLMPTSKSLDEVIVKSERPPIIVKKDTIEFNATAFKTLPNALVEDLFKKLPGMQVDRDGNITYNGRPVSRIYVDGKSFFNDNYKAATQILPSAIVANVQVYDDKEQLDATQKNTDYNKIINLKLKQHVKKSTFGKVSSSGGTDNRYELAGAVNFLRDTVQLTLIGYKNNLNRGVFNSSEMRALGAFNRSQYKMSFNGDRNSYTFNDISFGGGVTAETESTGGGINFNHAPTKNTSFYAQYFVSHEDGYTNENAKTLFYNNDTINEYKIKNQFASIKTVQNLNFGLKSKSKSGNRNLTLNVGNQWSTINSTTLNTTINSDDKVGEILNSNGKLDQSIDPKNYYHALYFFSRLFEKNDKYKAFIFQQSYKISQDATNFLTEIDNLSLIPTPTTSIIKQLRIFNPRIQNIINRLVLSGWRAKKFDFSLASNFDVNNEKNTIVTYLQPIGHINYDSIDANLTSDVSVSNSIFKVTPQLDFEIMKYTLSIRPTYFSAHQNLNISNKLFDNYKNIYTYPLLNVLFYKRGGISLSFNQQVNLPRARDLTPIMDNTNPLFVFNGNVNLRAEKATTFSISYRKYDVKKQVNFNSELYYEGTQNPIIQSVKILNTGKQEIKSMNAGNRHSVVTRLGISKSFQKLNRYNHSVNLNLSYQNMVTPTVFNETEFSQKVNVFQTTIGNSFNWQDKFSFYYSYSYTANVNRFTNNFTADVLSNVQNLDVEVTARLFKKISFNTTLLANKIVYENLPALPINLFINPSVSVYCLKEDKGEIKFIVRDLLNRNNNFSRNVIGNNITETNTNVLGRYFMLTFSYNFKTFKNEKNNKVNW; encoded by the coding sequence ATGGGTATCAAAGCTTTTCCTGTTTGTTTATTTATCTTGATTTTTAGTCAATCGTATGCTCAACAGCCAAATATTGGCGCAATTAGTGGTTTAGTAAAAGACAGTGCTACTAAAAAGGGATTGAGCTTGGCGACTGTTTCCGTTTTTAAGTTAACCGATTCAAGTATTGTTTCCTTTAAGTTATGTGATGATAAGGGTGGTTTTGAAATAAGGAATATACCAATCAATCAACCCTTAAAAATAGTCACCACATTTGAAGGGTATGAAGTAGACCGAAGAGAAGTTCGATTAACTGCTTCTACTAATTATCCGATTGGTACAATTTTATTAATGCCAACTTCAAAATCTTTAGATGAAGTAATTGTAAAATCGGAACGACCACCCATTATTGTTAAAAAAGATACCATTGAATTTAATGCGACTGCCTTTAAAACATTACCCAATGCATTGGTGGAAGACCTTTTTAAAAAACTGCCAGGTATGCAAGTGGATCGGGACGGCAATATTACCTATAACGGCAGGCCCGTTTCTAGAATATATGTAGATGGAAAGAGTTTCTTTAATGACAATTATAAAGCAGCTACACAAATTTTACCAAGTGCAATAGTAGCCAATGTGCAAGTATATGATGATAAAGAGCAATTAGATGCTACTCAAAAAAATACTGATTACAATAAGATTATCAATCTTAAACTGAAACAACATGTCAAGAAAAGTACTTTTGGCAAAGTGTCAAGTTCAGGGGGAACAGACAATCGATATGAACTAGCTGGAGCAGTCAATTTTTTACGAGATACAGTTCAACTTACATTAATAGGCTATAAAAACAATCTTAACAGAGGGGTTTTTAATAGTTCAGAAATGCGGGCATTAGGTGCGTTTAATCGAAGTCAATACAAAATGAGTTTTAATGGTGATAGAAATTCTTACACCTTTAATGATATATCCTTTGGAGGCGGAGTGACTGCTGAGACAGAGTCAACTGGTGGGGGTATTAATTTTAATCATGCACCTACAAAGAATACTTCGTTTTATGCGCAATATTTTGTATCACATGAAGACGGCTATACGAATGAAAATGCCAAAACACTTTTTTACAATAACGATACAATAAATGAGTATAAAATTAAAAATCAGTTTGCTTCAATTAAGACTGTTCAGAATTTAAATTTTGGGTTGAAGAGCAAAAGTAAATCTGGTAACAGAAATTTGACATTGAATGTAGGTAATCAGTGGTCTACTATAAATTCAACTACACTGAATACAACAATTAATTCGGATGATAAAGTTGGAGAAATACTTAATTCTAATGGGAAACTTGATCAAAGTATCGATCCTAAGAATTATTATCATGCTTTATATTTTTTTTCACGATTATTTGAGAAAAATGATAAATACAAAGCATTCATTTTTCAGCAATCTTATAAAATATCGCAAGATGCTACCAATTTTTTAACTGAAATTGATAATTTAAGTTTGATTCCAACACCCACTACTTCAATTATAAAGCAACTACGAATCTTTAATCCCCGAATTCAAAATATAATTAATCGGTTGGTTTTGTCTGGTTGGAGGGCTAAGAAATTTGATTTTTCCTTAGCTAGTAATTTTGATGTTAATAATGAGAAAAATACTATTGTTACATACTTACAACCCATAGGTCATATCAATTATGATAGTATAGACGCAAATTTAACTAGTGATGTAAGTGTATCTAATTCTATTTTTAAAGTAACTCCACAACTAGATTTTGAAATAATGAAATATACTTTATCAATTCGACCCACATATTTTTCTGCACATCAAAATTTAAATATTAGTAATAAGTTATTTGATAATTATAAAAATATTTATACTTATCCTTTATTAAATGTACTCTTTTATAAAAGAGGTGGTATAAGTTTGTCTTTTAATCAGCAGGTTAATTTGCCTCGAGCTAGAGACCTAACTCCAATCATGGATAATACAAATCCATTGTTTGTATTTAATGGTAATGTTAATTTAAGAGCTGAAAAGGCAACTACATTTAGTATTTCATACCGAAAATATGATGTGAAGAAACAGGTCAATTTTAATTCTGAACTTTATTATGAAGGCACTCAAAATCCAATAATTCAATCTGTTAAAATTTTGAATACTGGTAAACAGGAAATCAAATCAATGAATGCAGGAAATAGGCATTCAGTTGTAACGAGATTGGGAATTAGTAAGAGTTTCCAAAAACTCAATCGCTATAATCACTCAGTTAACTTAAATCTAAGTTACCAAAATATGGTTACGCCTACAGTATTTAATGAAACTGAATTTTCTCAGAAAGTGAATGTTTTTCAAACAACTATAGGCAACAGTTTTAATTGGCAAGATAAGTTTAGTTTTTACTATAGTTATTCTTATACTGCTAATGTCAATCGGTTCACGAATAATTTTACGGCTGATGTATTATCGAATGTTCAGAATCTTGATGTAGAAGTAACTGCTAGATTATTTAAAAAAATCTCTTTTAACACTACTTTATTGGCAAATAAAATTGTCTATGAAAATTTACCAGCTTTACCGATCAATCTGTTTATTAATCCCTCCGTATCTGTTTATTGTTTAAAAGAGGATAAGGGTGAAATTAAATTTATTGTTCGCGACCTACTCAATCGAAACAATAATTTTAGTAGAAATGTTATCGGGAATAATATTACTGAAACGAATACCAATGTTTTAGGCAGATATTTCATGCTTACATTTTCTTATAATTTCAAGACTTTCAAGAACGAGAAGAATAATAAGGTTAACTGGTAA
- a CDS encoding type IV toxin-antitoxin system AbiEi family antitoxin domain-containing protein yields MDFIYALKEFEEEPITRQLVLDLLKEYKRPNDKINELVKQNILTSIKRGLYMPGLNSHLKPPDPFLIANHLWGPSYISLESALSYWGIIPERVYEISSVTLKPTKIFKTAIGRFNYLHAKAPYYTFGIQSIALSAKQMVMIASPEKALFDKIIMTSGIVIRSTSQARDLLIEDYRMEETILKKLNLAMMKSWIVDSPKRSSLAILLKMIEHL; encoded by the coding sequence ATGGATTTTATTTATGCCCTCAAGGAATTTGAAGAAGAGCCAATCACCAGACAATTGGTATTGGACCTACTTAAGGAGTATAAGAGGCCCAATGATAAAATCAATGAATTAGTTAAGCAAAATATATTGACCTCCATTAAAAGAGGGCTATATATGCCTGGGCTAAATAGTCATTTAAAACCACCGGATCCATTTTTAATCGCGAATCATTTATGGGGGCCGAGTTATATTTCACTTGAATCTGCCTTGTCTTATTGGGGAATAATTCCAGAACGAGTATATGAAATCAGTTCTGTTACCCTAAAGCCAACCAAAATATTTAAAACAGCAATTGGGCGTTTTAATTATTTACATGCCAAAGCACCGTATTATACATTTGGCATTCAAAGCATTGCGCTCAGTGCTAAGCAAATGGTAATGATCGCATCTCCTGAAAAAGCATTGTTCGATAAAATCATAATGACATCAGGCATTGTAATTAGGAGTACAAGCCAAGCAAGAGATTTACTGATAGAAGATTATAGAATGGAAGAAACCATTCTAAAAAAATTAAACTTAGCAATGATGAAAAGCTGGATAGTTGACTCCCCTAAGCGGAGCAGTTTAGCTATCCTACTAAAAATGATTGAACATTTATGA
- a CDS encoding nucleotidyl transferase AbiEii/AbiGii toxin family protein, with product MIKEWLEQYQPKNRIEAESALREIMQDVALAGLNRSGFFEKAAFYGGTALRIFHGLDRYSEDLDFSLLAANPSFSLEPYFEGMLQEFEAVGMKVSVQEKIKTKATNIDSAFLKTETIWKELVLEKMIPQLGLDLSPTIKIKIEVDTNPPLGFETEEKLLLRPYSFYVKCFTLPHLFAGKMHALLFRQWKQRVKGRDWYDLEWYIKKGVPLNLSHFALRANDSGDWTKPSIKEKEIKELLLSKINTVSFEAIKDDIIRFIPDDTGLKIWGPDYFKELVEKLKFI from the coding sequence ATGATTAAAGAGTGGCTAGAACAATACCAACCGAAAAACAGAATCGAAGCTGAGTCTGCATTACGTGAGATAATGCAAGATGTTGCTTTGGCAGGATTAAACCGCAGTGGTTTTTTTGAGAAAGCTGCATTTTATGGAGGTACAGCTTTAAGAATTTTTCATGGATTAGATCGATATTCTGAAGATTTAGATTTTTCATTATTAGCAGCAAACCCATCTTTTTCCTTAGAGCCATATTTTGAAGGAATGTTACAGGAATTCGAAGCAGTAGGCATGAAAGTAAGTGTGCAGGAAAAAATAAAAACAAAGGCTACAAATATTGACTCCGCATTTTTAAAAACAGAAACCATTTGGAAAGAACTAGTACTTGAAAAAATGATTCCTCAACTTGGTTTAGACCTATCGCCAACAATTAAAATCAAAATTGAAGTTGACACTAACCCACCCTTAGGATTTGAAACAGAAGAAAAACTTCTTTTACGTCCTTATTCATTTTACGTAAAATGCTTTACCCTTCCTCATTTATTTGCAGGAAAAATGCACGCATTATTGTTTAGACAATGGAAGCAAAGAGTGAAAGGAAGAGACTGGTACGATTTAGAATGGTATATTAAAAAAGGCGTGCCATTAAATCTTTCACATTTTGCATTAAGAGCAAATGATTCAGGTGATTGGACAAAACCTAGTATTAAAGAAAAAGAAATTAAAGAACTGCTGCTATCAAAAATCAACACTGTTTCATTTGAAGCCATAAAGGACGACATTATTCGCTTTATACCAGACGATACAGGTCTTAAGATTTGGGGGCCAGATTATTTTAAAGAATTGGTGGAAAAATTGAAGTTTATTTAA
- a CDS encoding TlpA family protein disulfide reductase, with protein sequence MLVIKELRRKNESMRKRCILFCLFVSLLSAKAQEFKAVKISGKAFNFNNSVEVEDMTEFKDISLSSNERIFVPDSNQNFSIQFKIGIPGYYRIGRNIIYISPGDDIKASIDWKNPTKAIFSGSRQIENTYLKLTPFPKAGSFLDGETGIQSSIAKTIDYILTKSKERSRQLDSIQRIVSPEFYRLESVRIKADIINSFMSLPIYYSWVHKTSTDSALMIQQQRDSLTKPIIAKLSKGLVDPLHLKLVVYRDVLNTILQNQPSTFSIPQKITDWFKASAIKQKAITLNNKNDLIALYKGIDSINTDVYKNAIESTIAQLTQLNQGDPAIDILFTNTDNQTIPLSNFKNKVVYLEFWATWCGPCLADKPIMELLKQQFKNDDSIVFLSVSIDDNLDAWKKYLTKQGVFKDEFIVDRNKLSNYNLLSVPRMILINKDFTIEQLYAPGPGDKQLIPLLTKMSLKP encoded by the coding sequence ATGTTAGTAATAAAGGAATTGAGAAGGAAAAATGAATCTATGAGAAAGCGCTGCATCTTATTTTGTTTATTTGTCTCTTTACTTTCTGCCAAGGCACAAGAATTTAAAGCAGTTAAAATTTCTGGTAAAGCTTTTAATTTCAATAATTCGGTTGAAGTGGAAGATATGACTGAGTTTAAGGACATTAGCTTATCCTCTAACGAACGAATTTTCGTTCCTGATTCAAACCAAAACTTTTCAATTCAATTTAAAATAGGAATACCTGGTTATTATCGTATAGGTCGAAATATTATATATATATCACCGGGTGATGATATTAAAGCATCCATTGATTGGAAAAATCCCACTAAAGCTATTTTTAGCGGTTCTCGTCAAATTGAAAATACATATTTGAAGCTTACACCATTTCCGAAGGCGGGATCTTTTTTAGATGGCGAAACGGGTATCCAATCCTCTATCGCAAAAACAATTGATTATATTCTCACTAAAAGTAAAGAAAGAAGCCGGCAATTGGATAGTATTCAAAGAATTGTTTCACCTGAATTTTATCGATTAGAATCGGTTAGAATTAAAGCGGATATTATCAATAGCTTCATGAGTTTACCTATCTATTATAGTTGGGTTCATAAAACTTCAACAGATAGTGCTTTAATGATTCAGCAACAAAGAGATTCTTTGACTAAGCCGATTATTGCAAAACTTTCGAAGGGGTTAGTTGATCCCCTTCATTTGAAATTAGTGGTTTACCGTGATGTATTAAACACAATCCTCCAAAATCAACCTTCAACTTTTTCGATACCACAGAAAATAACTGATTGGTTTAAGGCAAGTGCTATTAAACAGAAAGCCATTACGTTGAATAATAAAAACGACTTAATTGCCTTATATAAAGGAATCGATTCAATTAATACTGATGTGTATAAAAATGCAATTGAATCTACCATAGCTCAGTTAACTCAACTAAATCAGGGAGACCCAGCAATTGATATATTATTTACAAATACGGATAATCAAACAATTCCACTTTCCAACTTTAAAAACAAAGTAGTTTACTTAGAGTTTTGGGCAACTTGGTGTGGGCCATGCTTAGCCGATAAACCAATAATGGAATTATTAAAACAACAATTTAAAAATGATGATTCTATTGTTTTTTTATCAGTTTCCATTGATGACAACCTTGATGCGTGGAAAAAGTATTTGACTAAGCAGGGTGTATTTAAAGACGAGTTTATTGTTGACCGAAATAAACTTTCTAATTACAACTTACTTTCTGTGCCAAGGATGATTTTAATTAATAAAGACTTTACTATTGAACAATTGTATGCACCAGGTCCTGGTGATAAGCAACTCATTCCTTTGTTGACTAAAATGAGCCTAAAACCATAG
- a CDS encoding carboxypeptidase-like regulatory domain-containing protein translates to MLNKTNYELRLDISIIFFLLLNSIFPQLAVKGNPIYVNNNPAYNKNYALQDSNIYFKIIDSITKEFIPFATIIFIENDTNKMSIVSNEDGLFSIPNSSFPKKVKISAVGYEEQLFYLFHVNRLLLKPFKSLLPEIIVRSKAKKTKSANAIIKHVANRFEDNYGNFSFSQNLKISSEIYNYDTLKEKAEEFAKVYYRNADKSMKSPNWIKDTLYQDKLFTNFIGLPRLCTGDIIPWFDMLRKGLPIDANNNKGLDFKLVSKYQDEKYGLIYIVSFMPNQSFKDSFLGRTVGGLARGYLKGEVRIREFDYSIIRLKFIWEMKVESLNRATTNLFHTKTWNANRVTKLISDKIIYKYDYMYNKDVHTGKYFIDSINAECFNSGYQIETNRNLLLNIKFNVSNKGIEKEK, encoded by the coding sequence ATGTTAAATAAAACTAATTATGAATTAAGACTTGATATTTCTATTATATTTTTTTTACTACTTAATTCAATATTCCCTCAATTAGCTGTAAAGGGGAATCCCATCTATGTAAACAATAATCCTGCATATAATAAAAATTATGCATTACAGGATAGTAATATTTATTTTAAAATAATTGATTCTATTACAAAGGAATTTATTCCATTTGCAACAATCATTTTTATTGAAAATGACACAAATAAAATGTCTATTGTTTCAAATGAAGATGGTTTATTTTCTATTCCCAATTCAAGCTTCCCCAAAAAGGTAAAAATTTCTGCAGTTGGTTATGAAGAACAACTGTTTTATTTGTTTCATGTTAATCGGTTGCTTTTGAAGCCTTTTAAGAGCTTACTACCTGAAATTATCGTTAGAAGTAAGGCAAAGAAAACAAAGAGCGCAAACGCTATAATTAAACATGTAGCCAATCGCTTTGAGGATAACTATGGCAATTTTTCTTTTAGTCAAAATTTAAAAATTTCCTCAGAAATTTATAATTACGACACTTTAAAAGAAAAGGCTGAAGAATTTGCAAAGGTTTATTATCGAAATGCTGATAAAAGCATGAAATCTCCTAATTGGATTAAAGACACTTTATATCAGGATAAACTTTTCACTAATTTTATTGGACTTCCCCGATTATGTACAGGTGATATTATTCCATGGTTTGATATGCTCCGAAAAGGGTTACCAATTGATGCAAATAATAATAAAGGATTAGACTTTAAACTTGTTTCCAAATACCAGGATGAAAAATATGGTCTTATTTATATTGTAAGTTTCATGCCCAATCAATCTTTTAAAGATTCATTTTTAGGTAGAACTGTTGGAGGGTTAGCAAGAGGGTACCTGAAAGGAGAAGTTAGGATAAGAGAATTTGATTATTCAATTATTAGATTGAAATTTATCTGGGAAATGAAAGTTGAATCTCTTAATAGAGCCACAACCAATTTATTTCATACTAAAACATGGAATGCAAATCGTGTTACAAAATTGATATCAGATAAAATAATTTACAAGTATGATTATATGTATAATAAGGATGTTCATACTGGTAAATACTTTATCGACTCAATCAATGCGGAATGCTTTAATTCAGGGTATCAAATAGAAACTAATCGTAACTTACTTTTAAACATAAAATTTAATGTTAGTAATAAAGGAATTGAGAAGGAAAAATGA
- a CDS encoding TlpA disulfide reductase family protein has translation MKALLSFLFVLFTSDLVAQLSPKQFTIYGIIKNQSSGFIKLEYINYEGEYITDSAEVINESFIFKGYIPHPINADIYGDRAFKNTSDINSNSIFIEPGIMHLVLEKDKFKDLKLSGSNTQNQIDSLNNTYIHKKIVDSLDKRIFYFDLAYKYDPTKIQFKDRAKEIRQQLEPYYRDINMRTEKFVNENINSYYSAFYLQVLLYRLPLDTVIKIFNSFSIEIQNSYYGQRIAANIRAIQGGSPGSKAKNFNTIDINGDSISVEQFKGKNYVLLDFCATWCKPCRDESPFLIELHTKFKSKGLEIISIANDDERKEAWKKAIQNDKTGAWRHILQGAGTVYDLGKLYSIQPIPAKLLIGKDGTILMRYEGTQGNIPLMEALTKNLK, from the coding sequence ATGAAAGCACTTCTTTCTTTTTTATTTGTATTATTTACTTCTGACTTAGTAGCTCAATTATCCCCCAAGCAATTTACTATATACGGTATAATAAAAAATCAATCTTCAGGTTTTATTAAATTAGAATATATAAATTATGAGGGCGAATATATAACAGACAGTGCTGAGGTTATTAACGAGTCTTTTATTTTCAAAGGGTATATCCCACATCCTATAAATGCAGATATTTATGGTGATAGGGCTTTCAAAAATACCAGTGACATTAATTCTAATTCCATTTTCATAGAACCTGGTATCATGCACCTTGTTTTGGAAAAAGATAAATTCAAAGATTTAAAACTTAGCGGCTCAAACACACAAAATCAAATTGATTCTCTTAATAATACTTATATCCACAAGAAAATAGTAGATTCTTTGGATAAACGAATTTTTTATTTTGATTTGGCATATAAATATGATCCAACAAAAATTCAATTTAAGGATAGGGCAAAAGAAATCAGACAGCAATTAGAACCATATTATCGTGATATTAATATGCGAACTGAAAAATTTGTCAATGAAAATATTAACTCTTACTATAGTGCCTTTTATTTGCAAGTTCTTCTTTATCGACTTCCACTTGACACAGTAATAAAAATATTTAATTCATTTTCTATTGAAATTCAAAATAGTTATTATGGCCAAAGAATCGCAGCCAATATAAGAGCGATTCAAGGAGGTAGTCCGGGTTCTAAAGCTAAAAATTTCAATACCATCGACATCAACGGAGACTCTATCTCTGTAGAGCAGTTTAAAGGTAAAAATTATGTATTGTTAGACTTTTGTGCTACTTGGTGTAAACCCTGCAGAGATGAATCTCCCTTTTTAATAGAGTTACATACAAAATTTAAATCAAAAGGGCTTGAAATTATAAGCATAGCCAATGATGATGAAAGAAAGGAAGCATGGAAAAAAGCTATTCAAAATGACAAAACTGGAGCTTGGCGACATATTTTACAAGGTGCAGGAACCGTATATGATTTAGGTAAACTATATAGTATTCAACCAATTCCAGCCAAACTACTTATTGGGAAAGATGGCACTATATTAATGCGTTATGAAGGAACACAAGGAAATATACCATTAATGGAGGCCCTGACAAAAAATTTAAAATAA